From one Anoplolepis gracilipes chromosome 8, ASM4749672v1, whole genome shotgun sequence genomic stretch:
- the LOC140668318 gene encoding sodium channel protein Nach: MILNGYDVSRTKKHAINRIIVDQIEVSKKTNNRSFDNFNIESYGDESTESTKQIARHFLQEYLYDSSVHGVKYLGKLRIRSTVLGKLFWILIMIGSFLFLSWMFWKTWIRYSTNPTRTVIESFHTPVAMVPFPAITMCPLLFPKLSRRIKVLESLQLPPNMTNDTAMFLLKYAPAFANLNVPAGRKYIKNLEALLKINRLSLIDFLKLLRSCEDLFELCTWEGNKKDCNKLFKLSFTQSGVCCSFNYLLEDDIRTDRTTKDSDLLNSMLFGPRAGLTVVMKRDLINVNLEKSTTFSSNSIGLVVFVHHPLEYVESVSRRQVLQIGQELRIGVVPFTNRKIAGYYNRNIRGQLVPRCASEETKLKYFPTYRYSNCFSSCSIEAVQQICGCLPYYYAPIAIKYSLRICQWEDFNCLYENTNNTRIIHNIYQDNFTCECQNPCWNIYYDIRSSLLTLNGVQDFNLQLFYQNITNTQAILRVFFNSDIFTQTNEIPIADELYLLASIGGIFSLFLGASFISIVEIFYFIELFFRSYYKKKKSK; encoded by the exons atgatattaaatggATATGATGTTTCGCGGACGAAAAAACATGCAATAAATCGAATCATAGTGGATCAAATAGAAGTCTCGAAGAAGACAAACAATAGATCATTCGATAACTTTAACATTGAATCGTACGGCGATGAATCGACAGAAAGTACAAAACAAATTGCCCGTCACTTTCTGCAAGAATACCTGTATGACAGTTCAGTGCACGGTGTGAAATACCTTGGCAAATTACGAATAAGATCTACAGTCCTCGGAAAGCTCTTCTGGATTTTAATCATGATTGGCAGCTTCCTGT ttttatcttGGATGTTTTGGAAAACCTGGATACGTTATAGTACTAATCCAACTCGCACCGTCATTGAATCATTTCACACCCCAGTAGCTATGGTCCCTTTCCCAGCTATTACTATGTGTCCATTATTATTTCCAAAACTTTCGAGACGCATAAAGGTATTGGAAAGTTTGCAATTGCCACCCAACATGACTAACGATACGGCGATGTTCCTACTCAA ATATGCACCTGCATTTGCGAACCTAAATGTTCCCGCCGGTAGGAAGTACATAAAGAATTTGGAAGcactgttaaaaataaatcgtcTAAGTTTGATAGATTTCTTGAAACTTTTGCGATCTTGCGAAGATTTATTTGAATTGTGTACGTGGGAAGGCAATAAGAAAGATTGcaacaaattgtttaaattatcttttactCAATCAGGTGTGTGTTGTTCTTTTAACTATCTTCTCGAAGATGATATACGAACCGACAG AACCACAAAGGACTCAGATCTCCTCAACTCTATGTTGTTTGGACCAAGAGCCGGTCTTACTGTTGTCATGAAACGAGATTTGATAAACGTCAATTTGGAGAAATCCACCACCTTTTCATCAAACTCCATTGGTCTTgtg GTATTTGTTCATCATCCTCTGGAATATGTCGAATCCGTATCTCGTAGACAAGTTTTACAAATAGGCCAAGAATTACGg atCGGTGTAGTTCCATTTACCAACCGAAAGATAGCCGGATATTATAATCGAAATATTCGCGGTCAACTGGTTCCGCGTTGCGCAAGCGAggaaactaaattaaaatattttcctacaTATCGATATTCAAACTGTTTTTCTAGCTGCTCTATCGAGGCTGTTCAACAAATCTGTGGTTGCTTACCTTATTACTACGCACCCATAgcgattaaatattctttaagg ATCTGCCAGTGGGAAGATTTCAACTGCCTTTACGAAAATACAAACAATACACGGATCATTCATAATATCTATCAAGACAATTTTACGTGTGAATGTCAAAATCCATGCtggaatatatattacgatataCGAAGTTCTTTGCTTACGCTAAATGGTGTTCAAGATTTCAATCTTCAGCTGTTTTA CCAGAATATTACAAACACTCAAGCTATTCTaagagtattttttaattccgaCATATTTACACAAACGAATGAAATACCGATTgccgatgaattatatttattag cttcGATTGGCGGCATATTTAGTCTTTTCCTGGGAGCTAGTTTTATAAGCATCgtggaaattttttactttatcgaattattttttcgttcttactataagaaaaagaaatcaaaataa